Genomic DNA from Bacillota bacterium:
ACCCGCATACATAATGGCGATCCGGTCGGCTATATTGGCCTGCACTCCCATATCATGGGTAACTAACACTAGCGTGCTCCCCCACCGTTCCTGAATCTCTTTTAGCAGTTGAATGGCGCCCCGCTGCACTACTACATCCAAAGCGGTTGTGGGCTCATCGGCCAGTATGACCTCGGGCTGCAAGAGCGTGGCAAGGGCGATAGTTACTCTTTGCCTCATCCCTCCCGAGAGCTGGTGCGGATAATAATCCAAGACCTTGAGCGGTAGCCCTAGCTCGCTCAGATGCCGGTCGGTTATTTCCAGCGCCTCTTTCGCTCTCTGCCCCCCAACATGGCTGGCCAGGAAATCTTGGAATGTCGCTCTTAACTTGCGAACCGGATTAAGGATGCTCATAGAGCCTTGCGGAACGTAGGAGATAAACTTCCACAAGAACCTGCGCCGGTCCTTGGGACGCAGTGAGAGCACGTCTACTCCGGCCCCGTCGACTTGATACCACACCTTCCCCCCGATGTGCTGCAATGGCGGCTCGATGTTAGCAAACAACGCCTTGACCAAGGTGCTTTTCCCGCAGCCACTTTCGCCGGCAATCCCCAAGACCTCACCCCGGCCGATGGTCACGTCAACACCATCGACCGCCTTCACCACCACCTGGCGGCCGAAGGCGTGCAGGACATAAGATGTCTGCAACCGTTCGGTTCTTAGCACAACCCCGTCTCTATTCATCGCAGGCCGATCCTCTGAACACGGGCCTTCGGATCAAGATATTCGCTTAAGCTCACCGAGAGCAGATATAGGCTTACAAATAGCAGCAGGGCCGTGCCCACCGGCGCTAAGAGCCACCACCAAAGCCCCATAAAGAGCGCCTGCCGGAAGATGGCCACCTGGAGCATGTTGCCAATCGTTGGAACAGAAGGATCGATCCCTAAGCCTAAATAGGCCAGCGTGACTTCCATGCCGATAGCCCAAGACATGTTGTTGATCAGTGTGGTGAAGGCGATGGGCAAGATAAACGGCAAATACTGCTTCACTACCAGCCTAAACGTCCCCATGCCCGAGAGGATGCTGACACGAGTAAACTCCCGCTCCCGCAGACTTAGAACCTGAGAACGAATGACGCGAGCGTCCCAAGCCCAGGCAAAAAAGGCCAGTAAGAGCCCTAGATTGACCAGATCCCTAAGCCATTCTCTAAGGAAGATAGAGGCCAGAATAAGGATCACCAAGCTGGGGAGCACCAGCGTGGTATCGCCCGCCGACATCAGTATGCGGTCAACCAAGCCCCCTCGGTAACCGGCCACTAGGCCGATCAGGAGCGCGATCACCCGCGACGTCAACGAGGCGATCAGGGCGATGGCAAGAGTGTTCCTGATGGCATGCGTGAGCTGCCAAAAGACATCTTGGCCGAGCCAAGTAGTTCCCAGTAGGTATTGCCACGACGGGGGCTGAGCTCTGGGCACCTGAAGGGCTCGTTGGGGATCAAAAGGAGAAAAGATCGAGAGGAGGCTAAGGGATAGCAGCGCCAGGACCACCCCAAAAGCTATGATGAACCGGTAATCTTTAAATAGATCACGCAGTAGCCCACTCATTGGTGCCTCACCCTGGGATCAACAAGCGGGAGAAGGAGGTCTAGGAGCAGGATAGAGGTGGTGATTACCATGATGGAAATGGCAGAGATGCCCATGATCAGGTTGTAATCACCGTGCATAATAGCATTGAAAAGCAATAGTCCCACCCCTGGGTACCTGAAAACTATCTCTGTGATTAGCGCGCCGGAGAATACAAAACCGAGGCTTAGCCCAAGATGGGTGATCCTCGGGAGCATAGCGTTGCGGATAACGTAATGAAAAACTATCGTGCTGTCCTTTACACCGGCTGATCGAGCATACCAGACGTGGTCTTCGGACCGAGAGGTCTGAACAATGAGCTTCATGGCCTGAAAATGCTCCGTGATACCCCCGATGATAAGAGTTAAGGCCGGGAGTGTGGCATGCAACAAAATGCTCCAGATCGCTGCTAGATTAAACTCCGGCGTTACCCCAATCCCGATGCCTCCCCCCCTCGGCAGTAACGGTAAAACATGGGTAAACAGGATGA
This window encodes:
- a CDS encoding ABC transporter permease, with product MSGLLRDLFKDYRFIIAFGVVLALLSLSLLSIFSPFDPQRALQVPRAQPPSWQYLLGTTWLGQDVFWQLTHAIRNTLAIALIASLTSRVIALLIGLVAGYRGGLVDRILMSAGDTTLVLPSLVILILASIFLREWLRDLVNLGLLLAFFAWAWDARVIRSQVLSLREREFTRVSILSGMGTFRLVVKQYLPFILPIAFTTLINNMSWAIGMEVTLAYLGLGIDPSVPTIGNMLQVAIFRQALFMGLWWWLLAPVGTALLLFVSLYLLSVSLSEYLDPKARVQRIGLR
- a CDS encoding ABC transporter ATP-binding protein; this translates as MNRDGVVLRTERLQTSYVLHAFGRQVVVKAVDGVDVTIGRGEVLGIAGESGCGKSTLVKALFANIEPPLQHIGGKVWYQVDGAGVDVLSLRPKDRRRFLWKFISYVPQGSMSILNPVRKLRATFQDFLASHVGGQRAKEALEITDRHLSELGLPLKVLDYYPHQLSGGMRQRVTIALATLLQPEVILADEPTTALDVVVQRGAIQLLKEIQERWGSTLVLVTHDMGVQANIADRIAIMYAGKVVEEADTKEIFKNPQHPYTRFLIKSLPRFGDRAAKESAPGSPPSLANLPGSCAFHPRCPHAFDACRERMPELVELEGNRRVACWLIGGTGGEAP
- a CDS encoding ABC transporter permease → MTFLKRYLIPRLIQYLLVTFLGLTAVFILPRLLPIDPIQQRIAQYQTFGMIIPPDQLEYMISTLRSLFGLEGTLWQQYVMFWQRLLTWDFGPSLARFPTPVSTLIAWHLPWTLALLISSLVIGWVVGTLVGGVAGYYHRSKATRLLDGAAMVVRPIPYYILALLLLILFTHVLPLLPRGGGIGIGVTPEFNLAAIWSILLHATLPALTLIIGGITEHFQAMKLIVQTSRSEDHVWYARSAGVKDSTIVFHYVIRNAMLPRITHLGLSLGFVFSGALITEIVFRYPGVGLLLFNAIMHGDYNLIMGISAISIMVITTSILLLDLLLPLVDPRVRHQ